A region of Haliotis asinina isolate JCU_RB_2024 chromosome 9, JCU_Hal_asi_v2, whole genome shotgun sequence DNA encodes the following proteins:
- the LOC137296077 gene encoding G2 and S phase-expressed protein 1-like, translated as MAESDCAVGVLVDLSVPDPLEEFLKNKDIEDKENLFPSIDPIEIPRSDDSERRLSHTLQKPFELEDRILKDVTKTITGNSDRSLKESPEIKLLDEEIFDFDLAMSPQVSAGNKDADDNMDEDEVFFGPVGFTERIVAATVPVKDVKPMSPLNPSQIAQVVIEAHMVACRIANMKPEQDSADEKSPVKCERAHTRRGTYVVEDEHVQTQSPKILRSIPCIDYDIENSENIQTVSSHCAPEIGRPMDNTTSETVSDESKVKEEKKPSRLTKLPRNRSYTLLKKDSSTESLDVVGPSERVRHQSSGSDKTSETGSVASDNSDVPFTKQVGQIRGSLQQKLKAPVGKGSQSSSRVSRLQGPGGSSGVKKPSGMVMPGTSSALTVKNLQIALKGTAHQQTHQRSLSNSSNSTVGSSISNKSGGSHLPAKTGMPVKRLQLMQPGKIRKNSLALNRNKVSSTQKSCGPMKAVASSSTENECKARYPRQSTGTSMRSRGTPVKPDKSVQPKNLSSSFSTPVKAGSQSSQRTSCSEQKEKRKSFLPTPSKSSTSSVPASPYSMRSSVSSNSSVSSRKSLSLTSESPEFLMDRPGSATRRRIPSGNIRRPLVQHTPDIPKQQVSRWSPVRRTRLLSKEDQAIQCTKRFYQPAQK; from the exons ATGGCAG AAAGTGACTgtgctgttggtgtgttggtaGATCTTTCTGTACCTGATCCACTTGAAGAATTCCTAAAAAACAAAGACATTGAGGACAAAGAAAATCTGTTTCCTAGCATTG ATCCTATAGAGATTCCTCGCAGCGATGACAGTGAAAGACGTCTGAGTCACACGCTTCAGAAACCTTTTGAGCTAGAGGACAGAATTTTGAAGGATGTCACCAAGACTATTACAGGAAATTCTGATAGAAGCTTGAAAGAAAGCCCTG aaatcaaACTTTTGGATGAGGAAATTTTTGACTTTGATTTGGCCATGTCACCACAAGTGAG CGCTGGCAACAAAGATGCTGATGACAATATGGATGAGGATGAAGTGTTTTTTGGTCCAGTGGGTTTCACAGAAAGGATAGTAGCAGCAACTGTTCCAGTAAAAGATGTGAAGCCTATGAGTCCCCTGAATCCATCACAAATTGCCCAAGTAGTAATAGAAGCACACATGGTTGCATGTAGGATTGCCAACATGAAACCTGAGCAGGACAGTGCAGATGAAAAATCCCCAGTGAAATGTGAGCGAGCCCACACACGCAGAGGCACTTATGTTGTTGAGGATGAACATGTGCAAACACAGTCACCTAAAATTCTTAGGTCTATACCATGTATAGACTATGATATAGAAAACAGTGAGAATATACAAACAGTGAGTAGTCACTGTGCACCGGAAATAGGTAGGCCAATGGATAACACAACATCAGAAACAGTATCAGATGAATCGAAAGTTAAAGAGGAAAAAAAGCCATCACGTCTTACTAAACTGCCAAGAAATAGGAGCTACACATTACTTAAAAAG GACTCAAGTACTGAGAGCCTGGATGTAGTGGGCCCATCAGAAAGGGTGCGGCACCAGAGTAGTGGTTCTGACAAAACCTCTGAAACCGGCAGTGTTGCATCGGACAACAGTGATGTCCCCTTCACTAAACAAGTTGGCCAAATCAGAGGCAGTCTGCAGCAGAAGCTGAAG GCGCCAGTGGGTAAAGGTAGCCAGAGTTCTTCTCGTGTGTCAAGACTGCAGGGTCCAGGAGGATCATCAGGTGTGAAGAAACCAAGTGGCATGGTGATGCCGGGCACCAGCAGTGCACTGACAGTCAAGAACTTGCAGATAGCTTTAAAAGGTACTGCTCACCAACAGACACATCAGAGGAGTCTCTCCAACTCTTCAAACTCCACTGTGGGTTCTTCTATCTCAAACAAATCGGGAGGATCTCATCTGCCAGCCAAGACTGGTATGCCTGTAAAAAGATTACAGCTGATGCAGCCTGGCAAGATACGGAAGAACTCACTTGCCTTGAATAGAAACAAGGTGTCTTCAACACAGAAGTCATGTGGACCCATGAAGGCTGTGGCTTCATCCAGTACAGAAAATGAATGCAAAG CCCGGTACCCTCGACAATCTACGGGTACATCAATGAGATCCCGAGGAACACCAGTTAAACCAGACAAGTCTGTCCAGCCCAAGAATCTCTCCAGTAGCTTCAGCACTCCAGTCAAGGCAGG GTCTCAAAGTTCACAGAGGACGTCCTGCTCTGAGCAGAAGGAAAAGAGGAAGTCTTTCCTCCCAACTCCCTCTAAGTCCTCCACCAGCTCTGTACCTGCTAG TCCTTATTCTATGCGGAGTAGTGTTAGCAGTAACAGCTCAGTGAGTTCCCGCAAATCTCTTTCCCTGACAAGCGAGTCTCCTGAGTTTCTGATGGATAGGCCAGGTTCTGCCACTCGGAGACGTATTCCATCAGGAAAT ATTCGTCGACCCCTAGTGCAGCACACACCTGATATTCCAAAGCAACAAGTGTCTCGCTGGTCACCAGTGAGACGGACACGTCTGCTCTCCAAGGAAGACCAAGCCATACAATGTACTAAACGCTTTTATCAGCCAGCCCAGAAGTGA